In Pseudomonas sp. Leaf58, one DNA window encodes the following:
- a CDS encoding APC family permease, whose product MSNYTEAGRPPDVAAEAGNTQRSKGLAKGRLGLLASVVLGISTIAPVYTLTGALGPTVREVGAHLPAVFIVGFLPMLLVALGYRELNSAEPDSGTSFTWSARAFGPMIGWIGGWGLVVATTIVLSNLAGVAVDFFYLFLGQITGKHELAALADNLLINISTCCVFIALAVWICCRGIATTMTVQYGLVALQLLVLIGFAFAAFGSTAAQPPLEFDFAWFNPFGVESFSAFAAGLSLSIFIFWGWDTCLTVSEESVGSEEVPGKAATWTVMLILGLYLFTAIATLQFAGISETGLGLNNPRIQENVFAHLAGPVMGPLAILMSIAVLASTAASLQSTFVAPARTLLAMGYYGAVPPKFASVCPRSQTPRYATICAGLAAGLFYVTMRTLSENVLADTITALGMMICFYYSLTAFACVWYFRASLFDSLRHFIMRGLCPLVGGVILSVIFARTAIDSASPDFGSGSHVGGLGLVFVIAAIISVLGIALMMLSRMRAPAYFLGATLRQQATLPLQE is encoded by the coding sequence ATGAGCAATTACACAGAAGCTGGCCGCCCACCCGATGTGGCAGCCGAAGCGGGCAACACCCAGCGCAGCAAAGGCTTGGCCAAAGGCCGCCTTGGCCTGCTGGCCAGCGTGGTGCTGGGCATTTCTACCATCGCCCCGGTCTATACCTTGACCGGCGCCCTTGGCCCGACCGTGCGTGAAGTGGGTGCGCACCTGCCAGCCGTGTTCATCGTTGGCTTCCTGCCGATGTTGCTGGTGGCGCTGGGCTACCGCGAACTGAACTCGGCGGAGCCAGATAGCGGTACTTCGTTTACCTGGTCGGCGCGTGCCTTCGGCCCAATGATCGGCTGGATTGGTGGCTGGGGGCTGGTGGTTGCTACCACGATCGTGCTGTCGAACCTGGCAGGGGTGGCGGTCGACTTCTTCTACCTGTTCCTTGGCCAGATCACCGGCAAGCATGAGCTGGCGGCGTTGGCCGACAACCTGTTGATCAACATCAGCACGTGCTGCGTGTTCATCGCCTTGGCGGTGTGGATCTGCTGTCGCGGCATAGCCACCACCATGACCGTGCAGTACGGCTTGGTGGCCTTGCAGTTGCTGGTGCTGATTGGCTTTGCCTTCGCCGCCTTCGGCAGCACCGCCGCGCAGCCACCGCTGGAATTCGATTTCGCCTGGTTCAACCCGTTCGGCGTCGAGTCGTTCTCGGCTTTTGCCGCCGGTCTGTCGCTGTCGATCTTCATTTTCTGGGGCTGGGATACATGCCTGACCGTCAGCGAAGAGTCGGTGGGCAGTGAAGAGGTGCCGGGCAAAGCCGCCACCTGGACCGTGATGTTGATCCTCGGCCTGTACCTGTTCACCGCCATCGCCACCCTGCAATTTGCCGGTATCAGTGAAACGGGCCTGGGCCTGAACAACCCGCGCATCCAGGAAAACGTGTTTGCCCATCTGGCTGGCCCGGTCATGGGGCCGCTGGCGATCCTGATGTCCATCGCTGTGTTGGCCAGCACGGCGGCGTCGCTGCAGTCGACCTTCGTGGCGCCGGCGCGTACCCTGTTGGCCATGGGTTACTACGGTGCGGTGCCGCCGAAGTTCGCCAGCGTCTGCCCGCGCTCGCAAACCCCGCGTTACGCCACCATTTGCGCCGGCTTGGCAGCGGGCCTGTTCTACGTGACCATGCGTACCCTGAGCGAAAACGTGCTGGCAGATACCATCACCGCGCTGGGCATGATGATCTGCTTCTACTATTCGCTGACCGCGTTCGCTTGCGTTTGGTATTTCCGCGCCAGCCTGTTCGACAGCCTGCGCCACTTCATCATGCGCGGCCTGTGCCCGCTGGTGGGGGGGGTGATTTTGTCGGTGATCTTCGCGCGTACTGCCATCGACAGCGCCTCGCCGGACTTCGGCAGCGGCTCGCATGTAGGCGGGCTGGGGTTGGTGTTCGTGATTGCCGCGATCATCTCGGTGCTCGGTATCGCCCTGATGATGCTGTCGCGCATGCGCGCGCCGGCATATTTCCTGGGGGCAACCCTGCGTCAGCAGGCTACCTTGCCATTGCAGGAATAA